From Thunnus maccoyii chromosome 21, fThuMac1.1, whole genome shotgun sequence, the proteins below share one genomic window:
- the rpl7 gene encoding 60S ribosomal protein L7 isoform X2: MADAEKKVPAVPESLLKRRKAFATMKAMRVKKMLAEKKARKVTRKLIYKRAEKYHKEYRQMYRREIRLGRSARKVGNYYVPAEPKLAFVIRIRGINGVSPKVRKVLQLLRLRQIFNGVFVKLNKASINMLRIAEPYIAWGYPNLKSVRELIYKRGHGRMRKQRIALTDNALVEKALGKYGIICVEDLIHEIFTVGKNFKPANNFLWPFKLSSPRGGMNKKTTHFVEGGDAGNREDQINRMIRRMN; the protein is encoded by the exons ATGGCGGACGCAGA AAAAAAAGTTCCGGCTGTCCCTGAGAGCCTTTTGAAAAGGCGAAAGGCCTTCGCCACCATGAAGGCCATGCGCGTCAAAAAGATGCTGGCTGAGAAGAAG GCCCGCAAAGTGACCAGGAAACTGATCTACAAGAGGGCTGAGAAGTACCACAAGGAGTACAGGCAGATGTACAGGCGTGAAATTCGCTTGGGACGCAGTGCTCGTAAAGTGGGAAACTACTATGTGCCAGCTGAGCCCAAACTGGCCTTTGTCATCAGAATCAGAGG tATCAACGGTGTCAGCCCCAAGGTCCGCAAAGTTCTGCAGCTGCTCCGTCTGCGCCAGATCTTCAACGGTGTGTTCGTCAAATTGAACAAGGCTTCAATTAATATGCTCAGGATTGCCGAACCTTACATCGCTTGGGG ATACCCCAACCTGAAGTCTGTGCGTGAGCTCATCTACAAACGTGGCCATGGCAGGATGAGGAAACAACGCATTGCCCTCACAGACAACGCTTTGGTGGAGAAGGCCCTTG GCAAATATGGCATCATCTGTGTTGAGGATCTCATCCATGAGATTTTCACAGTTGGAAAGAACTTCAAGCCCGCCAACAACTTCCTGTGGCCCTTCAAGCTGTCGTCACCCCGCGGTGGTATGAACAAGAAGACCACACACTTTGTGGAGGGAGGAGATGCTGGCAACAGGGAGGACCAGATCAACAGAATGATCAGGAGGATGAACTAA
- the rpl7 gene encoding 60S ribosomal protein L7 isoform X1 has translation MIGWEASNHQRKKVPAVPESLLKRRKAFATMKAMRVKKMLAEKKARKVTRKLIYKRAEKYHKEYRQMYRREIRLGRSARKVGNYYVPAEPKLAFVIRIRGINGVSPKVRKVLQLLRLRQIFNGVFVKLNKASINMLRIAEPYIAWGYPNLKSVRELIYKRGHGRMRKQRIALTDNALVEKALGKYGIICVEDLIHEIFTVGKNFKPANNFLWPFKLSSPRGGMNKKTTHFVEGGDAGNREDQINRMIRRMN, from the exons ATGATAGGATGGGAAGCTAGCAACCACCAGCG AAAAAAAGTTCCGGCTGTCCCTGAGAGCCTTTTGAAAAGGCGAAAGGCCTTCGCCACCATGAAGGCCATGCGCGTCAAAAAGATGCTGGCTGAGAAGAAG GCCCGCAAAGTGACCAGGAAACTGATCTACAAGAGGGCTGAGAAGTACCACAAGGAGTACAGGCAGATGTACAGGCGTGAAATTCGCTTGGGACGCAGTGCTCGTAAAGTGGGAAACTACTATGTGCCAGCTGAGCCCAAACTGGCCTTTGTCATCAGAATCAGAGG tATCAACGGTGTCAGCCCCAAGGTCCGCAAAGTTCTGCAGCTGCTCCGTCTGCGCCAGATCTTCAACGGTGTGTTCGTCAAATTGAACAAGGCTTCAATTAATATGCTCAGGATTGCCGAACCTTACATCGCTTGGGG ATACCCCAACCTGAAGTCTGTGCGTGAGCTCATCTACAAACGTGGCCATGGCAGGATGAGGAAACAACGCATTGCCCTCACAGACAACGCTTTGGTGGAGAAGGCCCTTG GCAAATATGGCATCATCTGTGTTGAGGATCTCATCCATGAGATTTTCACAGTTGGAAAGAACTTCAAGCCCGCCAACAACTTCCTGTGGCCCTTCAAGCTGTCGTCACCCCGCGGTGGTATGAACAAGAAGACCACACACTTTGTGGAGGGAGGAGATGCTGGCAACAGGGAGGACCAGATCAACAGAATGATCAGGAGGATGAACTAA
- the rdh10a gene encoding retinol dehydrogenase 10-A, with protein sequence MMMIIIAEFFMVILKVLWAFVTAGAKWVVRPKEKSVAGQVCVITGAGSGLGRFFAKEFARRRAILVLWDINSQSNEETAEMVRQIYHELDTPIAKDGPVGGVEEVPPFQPQVYTYVCDVGKRESVYSTAEKVRREVGEVDILINNAGVVSGHHLLECPDELIERTMVVNCHAHFWTTKAFLPKMLELNHGHIVTVASSLGLFSTAGVEDYCASKFGAIGFHESLSHELKASEKDGINMTLVCPYLVDTGMFKGCRIRKEIEPFLPPLKPEFCVKQAMRAILTDQPMICTPRIVYMVNFMKSILPFEAIVCMYRFLGADKCMYPFLAQRKEAMNNNEAKNGI encoded by the exons atgatgatgataattattGCGGAGTTCTTCATGGTCATTTTGAAGGTGCTCTGGGCTTTTGTAACAGCCGGGGCTAAGTGGGTTGTGCGGCCCAAGGAGAAGAGCGTGGCGGGACAGGTGTGCGTGATCACCGGGGCTGGAAGCGGCCTCGGGCGGTTCTTCGCCAAGGAGTTCGCCCGGAGACGAGCGATACTGGTGCTATGGGACATAAACAGCCAAAGCAACGAAGAAACAGCAGAGATGGTGCGGCAGATATACCATGAACTCGACACTCCCATAGCTAAAGACG GACCTGTTGGAGGGGTCGAGGAAGTCCCTCCTTTCCAGCCGCAGGTCTACACCTATGTGTGTGATGTGGGAAAGCGGGAGAGTGTGTATTCTACAGCTGAGAAGGTGCGTCGGGAGGTGGGAGAGGTGGACATACTGATCAACAATGCCGGTGTCGTCTCTGGCCATCACCTTCTAGAGTGCCCCGATGAGCTGATTGAGCGCACCATGGTGGTCAACTGCCACGCACACTTTTGG ACCACCAAGGCGTTTCTCCCCAAGATGCTGGAGCTGAATCATGGTCACATTGTGACGGTTGCCAGCTCCCTGGGTTTATTCAGCACAGCTGGAGTGGAG GATTACTGTGCCAGTAAATTTGGTGCCATTGGGTTCCACGAGTCACTGAGCCATGAGCTGAAGGCTTCGGAGAAGGATGGCATCAATATGACTCTGGTGTGCCCTTACCTGGTCGACACGGGAATGTTCAAAGGCTGCAGGATAAG GAAGGAGATTGAGCCATTTCTGCCTCCCTTGAAGCCAGAGTTTTGTGTGAAACAGGCCATGAGGGCCATCCTCACTGACCAGCCCATGATCTGTACACCTCGCATCGTCTATATGGTCAACTTCATGAAAAG CATCCTGCCCTTCGAAGCCATTGTGTGCATGTACCGGTTCCTAGGTGCAGACAAATGTATGTACCCCTTCCTAGCTCAAAGAAAGGAGGCCATGAACAACAATGAGGCCAAGAATGGGATCTAG